The genomic region ATTTCAGGCGCGTATTCACTGAAGCGGCCCCCGATTTAACCTTGCCTTTTTAATAAATCATGGATATTGCACACATAGGTATCGTCTCCATCTCCGACCGCGCATCCACCGGCGTATATGAAGACAAAGGTATCCCAGCGTTACAAAGCTGGCTGCAAAATGCATTGATCAATCAATGCGAATTTGAAACACGGCTGATACCTGACGAACAGCCTCTTATTGAAGAAACGCTAAAAGTCCTGGCGGATACCCACCGTTGCGACCTGATACTCACGACTGGCGGCACAGGCCCCGCACCCCGCGACGTCACACCGGAAGCCACCCTGGCCGTGGCCGACAAGGTCATGCCCGGATTCGGTGAAGCCATGCGTGCCGTGAGCCTGAAATACGTACCTACTGCCATTCTCTCTCGTCAGGTAGGTGTGGTGCGCGGCAACAGCCTGATTATCAACCTGCCAGGACAACCCAAAGCGATCGCAGAAACCCTTGATGGTGTGTTTTCAGCCATACCTTATTGCATCGATTTGATAGGTGGCGCCTATCTGGAAACTCGTCCGGAAATAATCCAGGTTTTCCGGCCCAAAAGTAGCAAAAAAGCAACAAATTGATGAACAATTACTATCCCCTCCAATTTCAATGGTGGTATTCTCATTTTTCAATTTATCATGCCAAATCCATTACGTGCGGTAGCGCACATAACCAGTGGATTTATCATGATAAAGTCTTTATGTTGGCAGGCGTATAGTTGACAACGAATTTTTATAAACCAAAGGAGAATAATATGTCCCGTACCTTACGTAATCTGGTTGCAATTTCTTGCGCCATCATGGCTGGCCAGGCTGCCGCTGCAGACATGGATACCCGCCCTTACCTTGCTCCCAACGTTAATTATACTTTCACAGATAATGACTGGGGCGTAGATGACGCGATTGGTTTCGGCATTGCGCTGGGCAAACCGGTTTCCGAAAGCTTCAACCTAGAATTGAATGCCAACTACGCATCGCATAGCACCAACGTGACCGGCAGAACAGGCACACTGGACAACACCGGCCTGAGCGTCGATGCGTTATATTTCTTTAACCGCAATCCTGACTTCGCTCCTTACCTGGTTGCAGGTATCGGCGGTTTGAATAGCCGTGCTTCCAATGTAAATGAAACCAACTTCGCAGCCAACGCCGGTATCGGTTTCATGAAAATGTTTAACGGCGTCGGCTTCCGTTCCGATGTGCGTTATCGTTACACCGACAATGTCGGTTATACCCCGACCATCAATCCGGGCGACTGGATAGTCAGCGCAGGTCTGGTCATTCCATTGGGCGCAGCACCTGTTGCACCAGAACCTGCCCCAGCACCGGCTCCGGAACCTGTAGCAGCACCAGCTCCGGCACCGGAACCAGCTCCGGCTCCAGCTCCTGAAGTTGCGCGTCCGGAAGCTCACACCAAGATCATCCTGGAAGGTACCAATTTCGATTTCAACAAAGCCACCTTGCGCCCTGCCGGCAAGGCAAAACTTGATGAAAACGTCAAAGCTCTCACTCAGTACCCGGATATCAATGTTGAGATTTCCGGTCATACCGACAGCATCGGTTCAGCCAAATACAATATGAAGCTGTCTGAAAAGCGTGCCATGACCGT from Sulfuriferula sp. AH1 harbors:
- the mog gene encoding molybdopterin adenylyltransferase, producing the protein MDIAHIGIVSISDRASTGVYEDKGIPALQSWLQNALINQCEFETRLIPDEQPLIEETLKVLADTHRCDLILTTGGTGPAPRDVTPEATLAVADKVMPGFGEAMRAVSLKYVPTAILSRQVGVVRGNSLIINLPGQPKAIAETLDGVFSAIPYCIDLIGGAYLETRPEIIQVFRPKSSKKATN
- a CDS encoding OmpA family protein; this translates as MSRTLRNLVAISCAIMAGQAAAADMDTRPYLAPNVNYTFTDNDWGVDDAIGFGIALGKPVSESFNLELNANYASHSTNVTGRTGTLDNTGLSVDALYFFNRNPDFAPYLVAGIGGLNSRASNVNETNFAANAGIGFMKMFNGVGFRSDVRYRYTDNVGYTPTINPGDWIVSAGLVIPLGAAPVAPEPAPAPAPEPVAAPAPAPEPAPAPAPEVARPEAHTKIILEGTNFDFNKATLRPAGKAKLDENVKALTQYPDINVEISGHTDSIGSAKYNMKLSEKRAMTVKKYMESKGIAADRMTTKGYGETKPIASNKTKAGRAENRRVEIEIMN